In Leifsonia sp. PS1209, the genomic stretch CGTCGAGCCGAAGCGGCTTCACCGTCGTGTCCTGCGGAGCGGTGGTGGGGGTCATGCTGTCCTCCCGGATGCGGCGAGCGCCGCCGCGGTCGTGATGGGTGCAGAGCCGTCGGCCGACCAGATGCCTGCGACGGTGGGGTTTCCGGTGCTGAGCCCGGCGATGCCGGCTGTGAGGCCGCGGGTGACGAAGACCTGCGGGCGGAATCCGAACAGCACGGTGTCCCCCGGCTGAACGGTGCGGCCGGAGAGCGGGATGGTGGCGTAGTAGTCGATGGCCTCCGGAGCCGGCATGTCGACCAGCAGCTCGGGGGCGGATGCGGTGTCCGCTCCCTGTCCGACGATCAGGGCACTCGTCGTGGTCCCGCCGAGCACGGGGTCGACGTAGAGGCCGCCGCCGAACACGTACGCATCGCCGTTCCAGAGGTGCGACACCTCGGAGACGTACGCGATGGCCGGCTCCTCGATGAGGTCGTGGGCGGCGTGCAGCGGCGTCGTCCCTGTGAGGCCGTGGCCCGGTTCGACCTGCGTCGCCCCTGCGGCGGCGAGGGTCTCGAGGACGGACACGGACGTGGTTCCCGGGGCGTTGACCTGGACGCCAGTGCGGCCGGCGCCTTCGAGCGCACGGAGCGCCGTCGTCAGGGTCTCCAGGTTGTGGGTGGAGCGGGCGGTGCCGGTCTCCGCGTCGAACAGGGTCGCGGGGAAGGTGGTGATGCCGGCGAACCGCACGCCGGGGATGGCGTCGACCCTGTCGGCCGCCGCGACGATGTCGGCTGCGTCGAATCCGCCCTCGTGGCCGCGGTAGAACCGGTCGCCGGGAGCTGCGATGCGCAGCAGCACGTCCTGCACCCTGCCGCGTTCCGTTGCCGCCGCACCGGCCTCGCGCGCCTTCTGCTCCGAGAAGACGGTCCAGTAGAGCGGTTCGAGCGCCGCGGCGTCCGCGGCCGAGTGGCGGGGGATCTGCACGAGGTGGCCGAGGTGGCCGATGGCCAGGCCGCCGCTCGCCGCTGCGACCGCGCACTCCAGGTCGACGCCGACGGCGTGACCGATGCCTCCGGCCGCGATGGCACGGGATGCGTCCGGGTTGCGGCCGATCTGCTTGGTCATGGCGAACGGCGTGAGACCGAGCCTGGCCGACTCCGCCGCGAGGGCGGAGGCGTTGCGGGTGACCGCATCCAGGTCGATGACGTAGGTGTTGGGCGGGATGGCGCCGCTCTGGTGGAACCGGGTGGCCGCGTCGAGCAGTGCCTGGTTGCGGCGGCGGAGGAGGTCGAGGAACATCGTTTGTCTTCCTTACTGTCTTCCCGGCTAGTTGCTCTTCTTGGCGCGGAGGGAGAGCGAGACCGCCACCAGGATGATCGCGCCGCGCACGATCATCTGCTGTGCGACGGTGAGCCCGCCGAGGAGCAGCCCGTAGTTGATCATGCTCATGAAGAGGCTGCCGACCAGGGCGCCGATGATCGAGCCCTTTCCTCCGGTGAGCGCGGTTCCTCCGACGATCACGGCGGCGAGCACGCTCATCAGGTCCGAGCTGCCGAGCGTGTACGTCGCACCGGCCAGCCGCCCCGCATAGAGCAGACCGGCGAGTGCCGCCGTCACTCCACTGACGATGAACACGGCCATCCGGACGCGGTTGACCTTGATGCCGCTGACCGCGGCAGCCGCCGCCTTGTTGCCGACGGCGAGCACGTGGGCGCCGAACGCCCGCTGACGGAGCACGTGCCAGCCGATCGCCGTCACCGCCGCCGTCCACCAGATCAGAATCGGGATGCCGAGCAGCGTTCCACCGCCGAAGAGCCAGCCGAACGCTGCATCGGTCACCGGCACGGACTGCAGGTTGGTCGACTGCTGGGCGAGGCCGGTGATGAGTCCCATCGTCGCCAGCGTGACGAGGAAGGACGGCAGCCGAACGAGCGTGACGAAGATGCCGTTGACCGCGCCGATGACGGCGCCGACCGCGAGGCCGGCGATGGCCGCGATCAGCCACTGGTGCGTGCTCTGCAGCGTGACGGCCGCGACCAGGGCGGAGAGGGCGACGGTCGAGCCGATCGAGAGGTCGATCTCGCCGAGGCTGAGCACGAACACCGTGCCGATCGCCATCACCGTGATCGGCGTCGCCTGGGTGATGATGTTGACCAGCGTCGTGCCGTTGAGGAAGTTGCCGCCCTGGGTGATGGCGAAGTAGAGGAACACCACCACGAACCCGATGTAGACGACGTACTGCCGCCAGTCCGCGTGACGCAGCCGTTCGCCGACGGTCATCCTGCCGTCGGTGGTCGATACAGTCATGATGCTTCTCTTTCCGTGCTGAGCAGTGCGGCGTCGATGGCGAGACGGACGGCGCCGAGGATGGGGGCATTGGAACCGAGGCGGCTGATG encodes the following:
- a CDS encoding ABC transporter permease: MTVSTTDGRMTVGERLRHADWRQYVVYIGFVVVFLYFAITQGGNFLNGTTLVNIITQATPITVMAIGTVFVLSLGEIDLSIGSTVALSALVAAVTLQSTHQWLIAAIAGLAVGAVIGAVNGIFVTLVRLPSFLVTLATMGLITGLAQQSTNLQSVPVTDAAFGWLFGGGTLLGIPILIWWTAAVTAIGWHVLRQRAFGAHVLAVGNKAAAAAVSGIKVNRVRMAVFIVSGVTAALAGLLYAGRLAGATYTLGSSDLMSVLAAVIVGGTALTGGKGSIIGALVGSLFMSMINYGLLLGGLTVAQQMIVRGAIILVAVSLSLRAKKSN
- a CDS encoding alanine racemase, with translation MFLDLLRRRNQALLDAATRFHQSGAIPPNTYVIDLDAVTRNASALAAESARLGLTPFAMTKQIGRNPDASRAIAAGGIGHAVGVDLECAVAAASGGLAIGHLGHLVQIPRHSAADAAALEPLYWTVFSEQKAREAGAAATERGRVQDVLLRIAAPGDRFYRGHEGGFDAADIVAAADRVDAIPGVRFAGITTFPATLFDAETGTARSTHNLETLTTALRALEGAGRTGVQVNAPGTTSVSVLETLAAAGATQVEPGHGLTGTTPLHAAHDLIEEPAIAYVSEVSHLWNGDAYVFGGGLYVDPVLGGTTTSALIVGQGADTASAPELLVDMPAPEAIDYYATIPLSGRTVQPGDTVLFGFRPQVFVTRGLTAGIAGLSTGNPTVAGIWSADGSAPITTAAALAASGRTA